The genome window GTTCTTCAGCATCCAGTCCGCGATCAGCACGTCGGGCTCGGCGTCGAATCCGGCCTCGAGCGCCTCGTATCCGGACGCGGCCGCGATCACCTCGTGGCCCTCGTGAACGAGGTAGCGACTCAGCGTCTCCCGCAGCGAATCCTCGTCCTCGACGATCAGGACCGTCGCCATGTTCCCCCATCCCCCGACCGGTCCGAGCTGGCGCGAGTGGGGGGGCGCGTCCCCCCTGTCCGCAAGAAGCTCGTTCGTCCGAGTCAGCACCGATTCGGAATAGTATATTTCCGTTCCTCACTGAACGCAGTGAGGATTGTACCGATCGGACGGATGGTCACATTCGAGTTCGGGTCGGATTTTCACCCTGGAGCGAACCCCCTCGCCCCTTCCCCGCCAGGACGGCGCCGGAACGGGCGCGAATCGAGTCTGTCCGCCATGTCCTCGCCCGCGCAGTCCCGCCCCCTGACGGGCGTCCTGCTCGTGAACCTCGGAACGCCGGATGCGCCGGAGACCGCGCCCGTCCGCCGATATCTGCGTCAATTCCTGGGCGATCGCCGTGTCCTGACGCTGCCGGCGCCTCTGCGCTGGCTGCTGCTGAACCTCGTCATCCTCCCAACCCGCCCGGCGAAGTCCGCCGCCGCGTATCGCGAGGTCTGGACCGACCAGGGATCCCCACTGCTCGTCCACTCCCGAGCCCTCACGGCCCGCGTGGCCGAGGCGCTCGGCGGCGACTATCAGGTCGAGCTCGCCATGCGCTACGGCAACCCGTCGATCGAGGGCGGATTGGCGGCCCTCGAGGCGGCCGGCGCCGACCGGATCGTCGTCCTCCCGCTCTTTCCGCAGTACGCCTCGAGCGTGACCGCCTCGGTCTCCGCCGAAGTGATGCGCGTTCTCGACGCGGGCGGCGACTTCCCGCCGATCGAGATCCTCGGCGCCTTCCACGACGCCCCGGGCTTCATCGAGCCCTGGGCGACCTTCGCCGGCCCGGACCTCGCGGCCTTCGGCGCCGATCACGTCCTCTTCAGCTTCCACGGCCTGCCCGAGGACCAGATCCGGGCCAGCGACCCGACGAAGCGCCACTGCCTCTCGAGCGAAGGATGCTGCGACGCCCCCGGCCCGAGCCTCCGGCGCTGCTACCGGGCCCAGTGCTACGGAACGGCGAGAGCGCTCGGCGCTGCGCTCGGCCTCGAGCCGGACCAGTACAGCGTGTCCTTCCAGTCCCGCCTCGGCCCCCGCCCGTGGATCCGCCCCTTCACGGACGAGGTCCTCCCGACCCTTTCCGAACGGGGCGTGAAGCGATTGGCGGTGTTCTGTCCGTCCTTCGTCGCCGACTGCCTCGAAACCCTCGAAGAGATCGGCATCCGGCTGCGCGAGCAGTGGACCGAAGACGGCGGCGACGCCCTCTGGCTCTCCCCGTGCCCGAACGGCGATCGCGGATTCGCGGAGGGCGTAGCCGGCTGGATCCGAGCCTCGAGCGAAGGACGGTAGTCGACGTGCGCATCCGTCGGCCGATGGATGCCGAGCCGCGGTCGCGAGACGGTGCGCCCCGCGGCGAATGGCTCGGCCTTCGTAGTCGGGGCGTCTTCGATCCCGTGAAGCTAGCTGGTCGTCCGACCCGCTAGCGGGAATGGAGTGCGGGCCTGCGCTTTATTTCGCCGCGAGACACCCCGCCTCGCTCCCTCGGATGGGGTTGCTCGCAGGGGATACGCGCTTGCTCGGTTTTCTCGATCGAACGCGGAGCTGGGACGTGTCGTCTTGCTTTGGCGGGAGTGAGTGGCTCGGGGGCGGCCGCCGTGGAATCAAGCGCAGCCCAGCCGCCAGGGTATTCGGTGGGTCGGATGGTCAGCACGTGGCGCGGGATGCGGACACGCCCCGCCTATGGGGCGAGCCATCCACTGCGGACGTCCACGGGCCGCGAACGGCGGACAAGCGACAGCGGCGCGTTCATTGGCGAAGCGAGCCATCCACTGCGGACGTCCATGGCCGCGAACGGCGGTCAAGCAACGACGGCCGCGATCAGCGAGAGAGCGCTCGGGCCGCGTCGGTGAACGCCTTGACCCCTTCGACCGGCGTATCCGGCAGGCAGCCGTGGCCCAGGTTCAGGATGTGGCCACGCGCCGGGGCGGCGGCTTCGGCCATTTCGCGGACCATCTCGAAGATCCGCTCGCGCGGGGCGTGGAGCCAGCACGGATCGAGGTTGCCCTGGAGGCTGACCGCGTGGCCGTGGGCCTTCGCCACGTCACCGAGGCGCACGCGCCAGTCCAGCGAGATCACGTCGGCGCCGGCCTCCGCGATCCGGTCGACCACGTGGGAGCCGTTCTGGACGTAGAGGATCATCGGCGCCGGCTCGTCCCGGAGCGCGGCCGCGATCCGCTCGTGATAGGGCTGCACCCAACGTTCGTAGGCCGCCGGATCAAGGAGCCCCGCCCAGGTGTCGAAGAGCTGGACGGCTTCCGCCCCCGCCTCGATCTGGGCCTTCAGGTAGTCGATCGTGAGGGCGGTCAGCTTCTCGAGCAGCGCTTCGACCTCGTCCGGCCGCGTCTGCAGCATCGCCTTGAGGATCGAGAAGTCCTTCGAGCCGCTGCCCTGGATCAGGTAGGCGGCCAACGTGAAGGGCGCGCCGCCGAAACCGAGGAGCGGGACGTCCCGGGAAGCAAGGGCTTCGCGCAGACGACCGATGATCTCGAAGACGAAGGGCACGGTCTCACGGGGATCCGGCACCCGGAGCTTCTCGATCTGCTCCGCCTCCCGGATCGGGTCGGCGATCACGGGTCCCGGGGCGAAATCGAGATCCACGCCCATCGGCGGAATCGGGGTGAAGATGTCCTGGAAGAGGATCACCGCCTCCGCCCCGACGAGATCGATCGGCTGGAGCGATACGGTGACCGCCCGCTCCACGTCGGCGCACATCTCGAGGAACGTCACGCCCTTCCGGACGGCGCGGTACTCGGGCAGGTAGCGCCCCGCCTGGCGCATCAGCCAGACCGGCGGTCGATCGACTTCCTCACCCCGACAAGTGCGGAGAAAACGGTCGCGGGGGTTCAATACGCCCCCAGCTCCGCCCAGCGGTTCCGGTGGAACGCGGAATCGCCGAAGGTGAGCTCCGCCGCGCGAGCCCGCTTCAGGTAGAAGCCGATGTCGTACTCGTCGGTCATGCCGACGCCCGCGAAGATCTGTACGCCTTCGTTCGCGGCGAGCAGGTAGGCGTCCGAGCACTTCGCCTTCGCGAGGCTGACCAGCTTCGTCGCGTCGGGGGCGCCCGCATCGAGCGCCCGAGCCGCGGCCATCACGCAGGAGCGAGCGAGTTCGATCTCGCAGAAGACCTCGGCCGCGCGGTGCTGGAGTCCCTGGAAGGACCCGATCTTCACGCCGAACTGTTCGCGGGTCTTGAGGTACTCGACGGTCAGATCGAAGGCCTCGCTCATTCCGCCCAGCATCTCCGCGGTCAGCACGCAGATCGCGCGGTCGAGGACGGCGTCGATCAGGTCGGCGCCCTGCCCTTCGATTCCGAGGACCGACGCGCCCGTCACCTCGACGCCGTCGAGGCTCACGATCGCCGCGTTGCGGTGGTCGACGCGGGTCTGTCGCGTGACCGACAGGCCCGAGGCGCCGGACTCGACGAGGAAGAGCGTGATGCCGTCGCGGTCGCCGCTCTCTCCGGCGACGCGCGCGGGCACGATCACGGCGTCGGCGCCCACCGCGTCGAGGACCTGCACCTTCTCGCCGGTCAGGCGGTAGCCCCCTTCGGTCGCTTCGGCGCGGGTCGCGATCGCGTACGCGTCGTAGCGCGAGTTCTTCTCCTGGTGCGCGAACGCGACGACCTTGGAGCCGTCGACGACCTTCGGCAGCCAGGCCGAAACGAGCGCCTCGTTGCCGCCGAGGGCCAGCGCGGAGCCGCCCATCGTGACGCCCCCCAGGAAGGGCTCGGGGGCGAGCTTGCGACCGAGCGCCTCGACGATCAGCACGAGCTCGGCAAAGCCCATGCCCGCCCCGCCGACCTTCTCGTCGAAGGGAATGCCCGTCCATCCGAGGCCGGCCATCTCCCTGTAGAGGTCGGCCGAGTAGCCGAGCTCCGCGCCGCTGTCGCGCAGCTCGCGGAAGCGCGCGACCGGGGAGTGCTCGTCCACGAAGTCGAGCGCCGTCTGCGCGATCATCTGCTGGTCTTCGTCCAGGATCAATTGCATGGGAGGATTCCTCGCGTCCGAGCCGGCAGGCTCGGGTCGCGTGATGGGAGGCTCAAGCCGGCAGGCCGAGCACGCGCTTCGCGATGACGTTCAGCTGGACCTCGGAGGTCCCGCCCTCGATGGAGTTGCCGCGGCTTCGGAGCCAGTCACGCGTCGTGTCGAGCGCGAACTCGTCGAAGCCGTCGCCTTCCCAACCGAGCGCGTCGGGGCCGAGGATCCGGACCATCAGCTCCATGCGCGTCTTGTTGAGCTCGGTTCCGTAGAGCTTGAACATCGAGCTCTCCGGCCCCGGCTGATGGCCGGCCTTCGCCGCGTCCGCCGTGCGCTGGGTCGTGAGCCCGAACGCCTTCGTCTCCATCTCCATTCGCGCCACGTCGTCGCGGATCACCGGGTCGGAGATCTTCCCGTCGCGCTCGCCGACGCGTTCGACGGCGAGGGTCGAGAGGAAGCTGCGCTCACCGGGCTTGCGCGTCCCACCGGACGAGGAGCCGAAGGTGTCCGCGATCATCGTGCGCTCGTGCCCGAGCAGCGCCTTCGCGACCGTCCAGCCCGCGCCGATCTCGTGGATCACGTTCTCGACCGGAACGCGCACGTCGGTGAAGTGGGTCTCGCAGAACGGCGACTTGCCCGAGATCAGCAGGATCGGGCTCACCTTCACGCCCGGATCGTCCATGTCGATCAGGATGAAGGTGATGCCTTCCTGCTTGATGCCCGAGTTGTCGTTCCGGACGAGCGCGAAGATCCAGTCCGCCTGATCGGCGTAGCTCGTCCAGACCTTCGTCCCGTTGATGATGAACTCGTCGCCGTCGCGCTCCGCCTTCGTCTGGAGCGAGGCCAGGTCCGAACCGGCCCCCGGCTCGGAATAGCCCTGGCACCAGCGGATCTCCCCGCGAATGATCTTCGGCAGGTGCTGCTGCTTCTGGTCTTCGTTTCCGAAGCGAAGGAGCGTCGGACCGATCATCGTCAGACCGAAGCCGATCAGCGCCGGCGGGAGGTCGAGGGCCTTCATCTCCTGGGAGAGCACCTTCGCCTCTTCCTTCGAGAGACCGCCGCCTCCGTACTCCGCGGGCCAGGTCGGGGCCGTCCAGCCCTTGGCGCCCATCCGTTCGAGCCAGACCTTCTGGTCCGGATGCTCGAACTCGCAGCGCTTGCCGCCCCAGACGCCGTTCAGCTCGTCGGCCTTCATGCCCCGGACGCCGTCCGGTGCGTTTTCATCCAACCACGCGCGTGCCTCCGCGCGAAACGCTTCGAGGTCCGACATGTCGACATGCCTCCTGCCAATTCTCGGGAGCGCCGAGTGTAACGATCCGCGCTGGAATTTCTGCCCCGTGGAAGCGACGCCGCGTACTCGTCGGCAGGGCCGCTAGACTCCCGCGCGATGCGCATTCTCCTCGCCAGTCCCCGCGGCTTCTGCGCCGGCGTCGACCGAGCGATCGACATCGTCGAGCTCGCCCTCGCCCAGGAAGACCGCCCCGTCTACGTGCGGCACGAGATCGTGCACAATCGCCACGTCGTCGACGGCCTCCGCGACAAGGGCGCGACCTTCATCGAAGACCCGGAAGACGCGCCCGAGGGGGCGGTCCTCATCTACTCCGCCCACGGCGTCTCCCCCGAGATCCGGGACCGCGCGGAGACCCAGCGCCTCCACCCCATCGACGCGACCTGCCCG of bacterium contains these proteins:
- a CDS encoding acyl-CoA dehydrogenase family protein; the encoded protein is MQLILDEDQQMIAQTALDFVDEHSPVARFRELRDSGAELGYSADLYREMAGLGWTGIPFDEKVGGAGMGFAELVLIVEALGRKLAPEPFLGGVTMGGSALALGGNEALVSAWLPKVVDGSKVVAFAHQEKNSRYDAYAIATRAEATEGGYRLTGEKVQVLDAVGADAVIVPARVAGESGDRDGITLFLVESGASGLSVTRQTRVDHRNAAIVSLDGVEVTGASVLGIEGQGADLIDAVLDRAICVLTAEMLGGMSEAFDLTVEYLKTREQFGVKIGSFQGLQHRAAEVFCEIELARSCVMAAARALDAGAPDATKLVSLAKAKCSDAYLLAANEGVQIFAGVGMTDEYDIGFYLKRARAAELTFGDSAFHRNRWAELGAY
- a CDS encoding acyl-CoA dehydrogenase family protein; the encoded protein is MSDLEAFRAEARAWLDENAPDGVRGMKADELNGVWGGKRCEFEHPDQKVWLERMGAKGWTAPTWPAEYGGGGLSKEEAKVLSQEMKALDLPPALIGFGLTMIGPTLLRFGNEDQKQQHLPKIIRGEIRWCQGYSEPGAGSDLASLQTKAERDGDEFIINGTKVWTSYADQADWIFALVRNDNSGIKQEGITFILIDMDDPGVKVSPILLISGKSPFCETHFTDVRVPVENVIHEIGAGWTVAKALLGHERTMIADTFGSSSGGTRKPGERSFLSTLAVERVGERDGKISDPVIRDDVARMEMETKAFGLTTQRTADAAKAGHQPGPESSMFKLYGTELNKTRMELMVRILGPDALGWEGDGFDEFALDTTRDWLRSRGNSIEGGTSEVQLNVIAKRVLGLPA
- the hemH gene encoding ferrochelatase, which produces MSSPAQSRPLTGVLLVNLGTPDAPETAPVRRYLRQFLGDRRVLTLPAPLRWLLLNLVILPTRPAKSAAAYREVWTDQGSPLLVHSRALTARVAEALGGDYQVELAMRYGNPSIEGGLAALEAAGADRIVVLPLFPQYASSVTASVSAEVMRVLDAGGDFPPIEILGAFHDAPGFIEPWATFAGPDLAAFGADHVLFSFHGLPEDQIRASDPTKRHCLSSEGCCDAPGPSLRRCYRAQCYGTARALGAALGLEPDQYSVSFQSRLGPRPWIRPFTDEVLPTLSERGVKRLAVFCPSFVADCLETLEEIGIRLREQWTEDGGDALWLSPCPNGDRGFAEGVAGWIRASSEGR
- the hemE gene encoding uroporphyrinogen decarboxylase, with the protein product MNPRDRFLRTCRGEEVDRPPVWLMRQAGRYLPEYRAVRKGVTFLEMCADVERAVTVSLQPIDLVGAEAVILFQDIFTPIPPMGVDLDFAPGPVIADPIREAEQIEKLRVPDPRETVPFVFEIIGRLREALASRDVPLLGFGGAPFTLAAYLIQGSGSKDFSILKAMLQTRPDEVEALLEKLTALTIDYLKAQIEAGAEAVQLFDTWAGLLDPAAYERWVQPYHERIAAALRDEPAPMILYVQNGSHVVDRIAEAGADVISLDWRVRLGDVAKAHGHAVSLQGNLDPCWLHAPRERIFEMVREMAEAAAPARGHILNLGHGCLPDTPVEGVKAFTDAARALSR